A window of Mucilaginibacter robiniae genomic DNA:
AAGCATCAACGCATATACCGAGTATGAACGACAGTACGAACAGCAGCAAATTAGGCGTTTCGAACGGCAGCAGTAGAATAAACAGAATGTACAGGTACGGCACCGAAAGGTTATATAGGCTGATGTTCTTCAGCAAAAAAACCTGCAAAAATAGCAGCGCTATAAAACGGAGTATGTTAACAACAAAAACCCTAATCATCTTTCTTTTCCTGAGCCTCCATTCCCGCCTGCTCGGTAGCAAACTTGTTATTTACCACATACACGTATTGTAATTTACTAAAGTCAACGGAAAGCGCTACTTCCATGTTCAGGAAGAAACCACCGCCACGAGCATGCAGATTGCTGATTTTGCCGACCTGAATACCTGCCGGGAAAAGTGTAGAATAGTTAGACGTTACCACAGCCTGCCCAATACGAGGCTTTACGTTGTTAGGAATATCAATCAGCAAACCTTTATGCGGATTCATATCATTACCCCAAATTATGGTACCAATATCCTGCATACCTGCCAGCATAGCACTTACTTTGGTATCTTTATGCAGCAACGACTGCACTAATGATAAATGTGGCGTGGTGTATACCACCAAACCTACTACGCCAGCACTAGACATTACCCCCATACCTTTACTAATACCATCTTCACTTCCCTTTTGTATGGTAATATAATTATTGCGCTTGTTAACAGAATTGTTAATTACGCGGGCCTCAATGTAGGTGTACTGTTGTTTGTATATGGTATCAATTACCGCTTTTTTGGTACTGGTATCCACATAGTATGAGGATTTCAACTGGTTGTACAAACGTGCATTTTCGCGGGCTAAACTATCATTCACTTTTTGCAAAGATAAATAGCCTGTAAGCCGGTTAACCTGAGCATCCAGATTGCCGGTAATCTGATTGGTGGTATTGATAAAAGTAGCTTTCTGAAAAGTATTATACTTTACGTAAATTATTAATG
This region includes:
- the mreC gene encoding rod shape-determining protein MreC encodes the protein MRNLLIFISKYNAFFLFLIFEISALIIYVKYNTFQKATFINTTNQITGNLDAQVNRLTGYLSLQKVNDSLARENARLYNQLKSSYYVDTSTKKAVIDTIYKQQYTYIEARVINNSVNKRNNYITIQKGSEDGISKGMGVMSSAGVVGLVVYTTPHLSLVQSLLHKDTKVSAMLAGMQDIGTIIWGNDMNPHKGLLIDIPNNVKPRIGQAVVTSNYSTLFPAGIQVGKISNLHARGGGFFLNMEVALSVDFSKLQYVYVVNNKFATEQAGMEAQEKKDD